One genomic segment of Thermanaerothrix sp. includes these proteins:
- the yihA gene encoding ribosome biogenesis GTP-binding protein YihA/YsxC produces MLWRADLIRCAYRYDQIPPPSLPEVVMVGRSNVGKSSLINAMIGSRLAKVSKTPGKTRSINFFHVHGDSPFVLVDLPGYGFASRSGDERDLWKKTIERYFSSLRMSLVLQLVDFRHGFLENDRRMEGYLESLGLPVGVVFTKADKISGSKRKSTLDRYIRDGFRCQLGPFLVSASTGFGLSELKSKLTQWLLGTSFIDPLD; encoded by the coding sequence ATGCTTTGGCGGGCGGATTTGATTAGGTGTGCCTATCGGTACGATCAAATACCTCCACCTTCTTTGCCAGAGGTGGTGATGGTTGGAAGGTCGAACGTGGGGAAGTCGAGCCTTATAAACGCCATGATAGGGTCGAGACTTGCCAAGGTTAGCAAAACCCCTGGGAAGACCAGGAGCATAAACTTCTTCCATGTACATGGGGATTCCCCGTTTGTCCTGGTGGATCTTCCGGGGTATGGTTTTGCCTCCAGGAGCGGCGATGAAAGGGATCTATGGAAGAAAACCATAGAACGTTATTTTTCCTCCTTGAGGATGTCTTTGGTGTTACAACTGGTGGACTTTAGACATGGATTTTTGGAGAATGACCGCCGGATGGAGGGATATTTGGAGAGCCTCGGCCTGCCGGTTGGGGTCGTTTTCACTAAAGCGGACAAGATAAGCGGTTCTAAAAGAAAGTCAACCCTTGATAGGTACATAAGAGATGGTTTCAGGTGTCAGCTTGGACCCTTCCTGGTTTCGGCTTCAACGGGTTTTGGCCTTTCGGAGCTTAAGTCTAAACTGACCCAATGGCTCCTGGGCACCAGCTTTATTGATCCGTTGGATTGA
- the lon gene encoding endopeptidase La, with protein MGDTSDFEFGIEELFLQTEESLPLPVLPVRDMVIFPGILTPLFVGRPKSLKAIEKAVEKDRTIFVVAQKDLKLEDPKEDDLFGVGTVCTILQMIKVPDGTLKVLVQGDHVARVDSFSVGSDMITAHVSPFDYQVDSDEETEPLRRSVLEQFERYVGLHPKVPAEVFAPLSEEGAEKVADLVASHLLVPVAAKQLLLEAASVNERLMEELKLLIKENELLEMEHSIHEKVRREMERGHREYYLREQLKAIQEELGSSDGVAEVEEYRAKIERAKMSKEAKEKARYELERLSKMPPTSAEATVSRTYLDWLLALPWSNQTKDRLEIGVAKSVLEEDHYGLKEVKDRIVEFLAVRKLAGSDTRAQVLCFVGPPGVGKTSLARSIARALNRKFISMSLGGVRDEAEIRGHRRTYVGALPGRIIQKIRQAGVKNPVLLMDEIDKIGTDFRGDPAAALLEVLDPEQNQGFSDHFLEVPFDLSRVMFITTANDHHSIPKPLLDRMEVISIPGYVLEEKISIAERHLWPRILKENGLGGSGVSITRGAISKVISDYTREAGVRNLDRQLSKIARKIAYHMVSSVESGKVVKAPKIGPQSLVKYLGAPRGYDASIPKGRSIGTVVGLAWTESGGDVLLIEAASMGGKGNVSFTGNLGDIMRESAQAAVGFLRSNSHSLNMGDVKWDQVDLHVHVPEGATPKDGPSAGVALALAICSAVRGTPVRTDVAVTGEITLRGAVLAVGGIREKCLAAKRNDIKEVILPAANRPDVEEMPEWAKRGLTFHFVSSMDEVFPILMGE; from the coding sequence ATGGGAGATACTTCAGACTTTGAATTTGGTATAGAGGAACTTTTTCTACAGACCGAAGAGAGCCTTCCATTGCCAGTGTTGCCCGTGAGGGACATGGTGATATTCCCTGGCATACTGACGCCTCTATTTGTGGGACGGCCTAAGTCCTTGAAGGCCATTGAGAAAGCGGTGGAAAAGGATAGGACCATATTCGTGGTCGCCCAGAAGGACCTTAAGCTGGAGGACCCCAAAGAGGATGATCTCTTCGGAGTGGGGACCGTATGTACCATACTCCAGATGATTAAGGTTCCGGATGGTACCCTTAAGGTTTTGGTGCAGGGTGATCATGTGGCAAGGGTTGACTCCTTCTCCGTGGGGTCGGACATGATAACAGCCCATGTTTCTCCCTTCGACTACCAGGTGGACTCCGACGAAGAGACCGAGCCGTTAAGAAGGTCTGTCCTTGAGCAGTTTGAACGCTATGTGGGGCTTCATCCTAAGGTGCCTGCGGAGGTTTTTGCCCCTCTTTCGGAGGAAGGGGCGGAGAAGGTGGCTGATCTTGTGGCATCCCACCTTCTTGTCCCCGTGGCGGCGAAACAGCTTCTCCTTGAAGCCGCGTCGGTGAACGAAAGGCTCATGGAGGAGCTTAAGCTGCTTATCAAGGAGAACGAACTCCTTGAGATGGAGCACAGCATCCATGAGAAGGTTCGCAGGGAGATGGAGCGGGGGCACCGGGAGTATTACCTCAGGGAACAGCTTAAGGCGATACAGGAAGAGCTTGGAAGTTCCGATGGGGTTGCGGAGGTGGAGGAGTATAGGGCCAAGATAGAGCGGGCCAAGATGTCCAAGGAGGCCAAGGAAAAGGCCCGATATGAGCTGGAGAGGCTTTCCAAGATGCCCCCAACTTCCGCGGAGGCCACGGTATCAAGGACTTATCTGGATTGGTTGCTTGCCCTTCCATGGAGCAACCAGACCAAGGATAGGTTGGAAATAGGGGTTGCAAAGAGCGTGTTGGAGGAGGACCATTACGGCCTTAAAGAGGTCAAGGACAGGATAGTTGAGTTCTTGGCGGTTAGGAAACTGGCGGGCAGCGACACTAGAGCCCAGGTACTGTGTTTTGTGGGGCCTCCCGGTGTTGGAAAGACGTCTCTGGCCAGGTCTATAGCGAGGGCGCTTAATCGTAAGTTTATTAGCATGTCCTTAGGCGGCGTCAGGGACGAGGCTGAAATCCGTGGTCATCGCAGGACTTATGTGGGGGCCCTCCCTGGCAGGATAATCCAGAAGATAAGGCAGGCCGGCGTTAAAAACCCGGTTTTGCTTATGGATGAGATCGATAAAATAGGCACCGACTTCCGTGGGGATCCGGCAGCGGCGCTGTTGGAGGTGTTGGATCCGGAGCAGAATCAAGGGTTCTCCGATCACTTCCTGGAGGTGCCATTTGATCTTAGCCGGGTCATGTTCATAACCACTGCAAATGATCATCATTCGATCCCTAAGCCTCTTTTGGACAGGATGGAGGTCATAAGCATACCCGGTTATGTTTTGGAGGAGAAGATTAGCATAGCGGAGAGGCATCTGTGGCCTAGGATACTAAAGGAGAACGGCCTTGGTGGTTCTGGAGTATCCATAACCAGGGGGGCCATATCCAAGGTTATATCCGATTACACAAGGGAAGCGGGAGTTCGAAACCTTGACCGCCAGCTATCGAAAATAGCAAGGAAGATAGCCTACCACATGGTGTCCTCCGTTGAGAGTGGTAAGGTTGTAAAAGCCCCTAAGATTGGACCCCAATCGTTGGTTAAGTATCTTGGCGCCCCGAGGGGGTATGATGCCTCGATACCAAAGGGACGATCTATTGGTACCGTGGTGGGGCTTGCATGGACCGAGTCAGGAGGGGATGTGTTGCTCATAGAGGCGGCCTCTATGGGGGGTAAGGGGAACGTTTCCTTCACCGGCAACCTCGGAGATATAATGCGGGAATCCGCGCAGGCCGCGGTTGGATTCCTTAGGTCCAATTCCCACTCTTTAAACATGGGAGATGTTAAGTGGGATCAGGTGGATCTGCACGTCCACGTTCCCGAGGGAGCTACCCCAAAGGATGGTCCCTCCGCTGGAGTGGCTCTGGCGTTGGCCATATGCTCTGCCGTAAGGGGGACTCCGGTGAGAACCGATGTGGCAGTGACTGGGGAGATAACCCTGAGGGGTGCGGTGCTTGCCGTAGGGGGTATCCGGGAGAAGTGCTTGGCGGCCAAACGTAACGACATAAAGGAGGTCATCCTTCCAGCAGCGAACAGGCCGGACGTGGAGGAAATGCCAGAGTGGGCTAAAAGGGGATTAACGTTCCACTTTGTGTCATCTATGGATGAGGTTTTCCCGATCCTTATGGGGGAATGA